The Sebastes fasciatus isolate fSebFas1 chromosome 4, fSebFas1.pri, whole genome shotgun sequence genome window below encodes:
- the LOC141766530 gene encoding troponin I, fast skeletal muscle-like, with amino-acid sequence MADEKRLSARRKHTLKGCMLLVATNLLDAEANVKVGDREKFLADKCPPLELPYSKDELTDLCQKLHEQIDISEEERYGIEFKLNMVLNEVRDLNIKIVDLRGKFKRPRLKKVRMSADAMLKALLGSKHTVNMDLRAGLKQVKKEVKEEDKQLRDVGDWRKNIEDKSDRKKMFDS; translated from the exons ATGGCCGACGA GAAGAGACTGTCTGCGAGGCGTAAGCATACTCTGAAA GGATGTATGCTGCTGGTGGCGACAAATTTGTTGGACGCCGAAGCAAATGTGAAGGTTGGGGACAGGGAGAAGTTCCTGGCAGATAAATGTCCTCCTCTAGAGCTGCCGTACTCCAAGGATGAGCTGACG GATCTTTGCCAGAAACTCCATGAGCAGATTGACatcagtgaggaggagagatacGGCATAGAGTTCAAACTGAACATGGTCCTGAATGAG GTCAGAGACCTCAACATTAAGATTGTGGATTTGAGGGGAAAGTTCAAGAGACCCCGTCTGAAGAAAGTGCGTATGTCTGCTGACGCCATGCTGAAAGCTCTGCTGGGCTCCAAGCACACGGTCAACATGGACCTGAGAGCCGGCCTGAAGCAGGTCAAGAAGGAGGTCAAAGAGGAG GACAAGCAGCTGCGCGATGTGGGCGACTGGCGTAAGAACATTGAAGACAAGTCTGATAGGAAGAAGATGTTTGATAGTTAA
- the LOC141766532 gene encoding troponin I, fast skeletal muscle-like → MSDKKMNSSRRHHLKSLMLQIAANWIIQEKKDLVVAKAAYMAENCTKPSTSGDQATLMDTCKKFHALIDKVDEDRYDLESKVGKADKEIEDLKIKVVDLAGVKKPALKRVRMSADAMLKALLGSKHTVNMDLRAGLKQVKKEVKEEPAEAAGDWRKNIEDKADRKKMFETS, encoded by the exons ATGTCTGA CAAGAAGATGAACTCGAGCCGCCGGCATCATCTGAAG AGTTTGATGCTGCAGATCGCGGCCAACTGGATAATACAGGAGAAAAAGGACCTCGTAGTCGCCAAGGCGGCCTACATGGCTGAAAACTGTACTAAACCCAGTACGAGCGGAGACCAGGCCACCCTCATG gaTACCTGCAAAAAGTTTCACGCCCTCATCGACAAAGTGGATGAAGACAGGTACGACCTGGAGTCCAAAGTGGGCAAAGCTGATAAAGAG ATTGAAGACCTGAAGATCAAAGTGGTCGACCTGGCCGGCGTGAAGAAACCCGCTCTGAAGAGGGTACGCATGTCCGCCGACGCCATGCTGAAAGCTCTGCTGGGCTCCAAACACACAGTCAACATGGACCTGAGGGCCGGCCTGAAGCAGGTCAAGAAGGAGGTCAAAGAGGAG CCCGCAGAGGCGGCTGGCGACTGGCGTAAGAACATCGAGGACAAAGCCGACAGGAAGAAGATGTTCGAGACTTCCTAA